A portion of the Pseudoxanthomonas sp. JBR18 genome contains these proteins:
- a CDS encoding glycoside hydrolase family 5 protein: protein MRLFQTLRVSSIALAAALACAPAAKAGSVLKYAGVNLSGAEFNSAAKPGVLYNDYVYPSDSDFAYFSRQGMNVVRLPFLWERLQRSAGGKLDATQLSYLRTAVTRAKNHGMKVILDPHNYAKYYGRYIGTSAVPNAVFADLWRQLAAAFKNDDAVMFGLMNEPNDMKAVTWASAAQAGISAIRNTGAKNLILVPGVAWTGAHNWTVASAGGGTSNGDALLKLKDPANKLAFEVHQYLDADYSGTHSSCVSKTIGADTLKSFTSWLRAHHKVGFLGEFGAANNGTCMVALDNMLEYMQSNKDVWLGWTYWAAGAWWPSNYMFNVQPYKGASRPQMKILAPHAHEVSGK from the coding sequence ATGCGCCTGTTCCAAACCCTTCGTGTCTCGTCCATCGCACTCGCCGCAGCCTTGGCGTGCGCCCCCGCCGCCAAGGCTGGCAGCGTGCTCAAGTACGCCGGCGTCAACCTGTCCGGCGCCGAGTTCAACTCCGCGGCCAAGCCTGGCGTGCTCTACAACGACTACGTCTATCCGTCCGATTCGGACTTCGCGTATTTCTCCAGGCAGGGCATGAACGTGGTGCGCCTTCCCTTCCTGTGGGAACGGCTGCAGCGCAGTGCGGGGGGCAAGCTCGATGCGACGCAGCTGTCCTACCTGCGCACGGCGGTCACGCGCGCTAAGAACCACGGCATGAAGGTCATCCTGGATCCGCACAACTACGCCAAGTACTACGGCAGGTACATCGGAACCAGCGCCGTCCCCAACGCCGTGTTCGCCGACCTGTGGCGCCAGTTGGCCGCTGCTTTCAAGAACGACGATGCGGTGATGTTCGGGCTGATGAACGAGCCAAACGACATGAAGGCGGTGACCTGGGCCAGCGCTGCCCAGGCGGGCATCAGCGCCATCCGCAACACCGGTGCCAAGAATCTGATCCTCGTCCCGGGTGTCGCCTGGACCGGGGCGCATAACTGGACGGTCGCCTCGGCAGGCGGCGGCACCTCCAATGGCGATGCCTTGCTCAAGTTGAAGGATCCCGCCAACAAGCTGGCCTTCGAGGTCCACCAATATCTGGATGCGGACTATTCGGGCACCCACTCCAGCTGCGTCAGCAAGACCATCGGCGCGGACACGCTCAAGAGCTTCACCTCCTGGTTGCGCGCCCACCACAAGGTCGGCTTCCTTGGCGAGTTCGGCGCGGCCAACAACGGCACCTGCATGGTGGCGCTGGACAACATGCTCGAGTACATGCAGTCCAACAAGGACGTGTGGCTGGGCTGGACCTACTGGGCCGCAGGCGCATGGTGGCCCTCGAACTACATGTTCAACGTGCAGCCTTACAAGGGCGCCTCCCGGCCCCAGATGAAGATCCTTGCTCCGCACGCCCATGAGGTCAGCGGCAAGTAA
- a CDS encoding benzoate/H(+) symporter BenE family transporter: MAALLSSRLLRDSSLSALAAGFVTVLVGFASSAVIVFQAAQAVGANQAQIGSWILALGIGMGLSCIGLSLRYRVPVVTAWSTPAAAMLAATTTGLPLSDAIGAFVICAVLVAMAGFSGVFERMLGRIPLPLAAGMLAGVLLRFGLDTFVAVRSQPLLVLVMLAVYLLMRRQWPRYAVIATLLAGIVVAGARGRLHLDGVALAPAQPVWVSPTFSLAALLGLALPMFVVTMASQNVPGVAVIRASGYQVPVSPVIGWTGVLNVVLAPLGAFSLNLAAITAAICMGPEAHPDPARRYMAAVWAGVIYLIVGVFGATVVALLAAFPKELVMAVAGIALLGTLGSALHGALKDDTGREAALVTFLVTASGLSLAGIGSAFWGLVAGVVVMLALRPPKRG; this comes from the coding sequence ATGGCTGCCCTGCTCTCCTCGCGCCTGCTGCGCGACTCCTCGCTGTCGGCGCTGGCCGCAGGCTTTGTCACCGTGCTGGTGGGCTTTGCCAGTTCGGCGGTCATCGTGTTCCAGGCCGCGCAGGCAGTCGGCGCCAACCAGGCGCAGATCGGCTCGTGGATCCTGGCCTTGGGGATCGGCATGGGCCTGAGTTGCATCGGGCTGTCCTTGCGTTACCGCGTCCCGGTCGTCACCGCGTGGTCGACACCGGCGGCGGCGATGCTGGCGGCCACGACGACCGGCCTGCCGCTGTCCGATGCGATCGGTGCATTCGTGATCTGCGCCGTCCTGGTGGCGATGGCGGGGTTCTCCGGGGTGTTCGAACGGATGCTCGGGCGCATCCCGTTGCCACTGGCGGCCGGCATGCTGGCAGGCGTGCTGTTGCGCTTCGGGCTGGATACGTTCGTGGCGGTGCGCAGCCAGCCGCTGCTGGTGCTGGTCATGCTGGCGGTCTATCTGCTGATGCGCCGACAATGGCCGCGCTATGCGGTGATCGCCACGCTGCTGGCCGGCATCGTCGTGGCTGGCGCGCGCGGCCGTTTGCACCTGGACGGCGTGGCGCTCGCCCCGGCCCAGCCGGTCTGGGTCAGCCCGACCTTCTCCCTGGCCGCGTTGCTGGGCCTGGCCCTGCCGATGTTCGTGGTCACCATGGCGTCGCAGAACGTGCCCGGGGTCGCGGTCATTCGCGCCTCCGGTTACCAGGTGCCGGTCTCGCCGGTGATCGGCTGGACTGGCGTGCTCAATGTCGTGCTGGCACCGCTGGGCGCGTTCTCCCTCAACCTGGCGGCGATCACCGCCGCGATCTGCATGGGGCCCGAAGCCCATCCAGACCCCGCGCGACGCTACATGGCCGCCGTCTGGGCGGGGGTGATCTATCTGATCGTGGGGGTGTTCGGCGCCACGGTGGTCGCCCTGCTGGCGGCATTTCCGAAGGAACTGGTGATGGCCGTGGCCGGCATCGCCCTGCTCGGCACGCTCGGCAGCGCCTTGCACGGCGCGCTGAAGGACGACACCGGGCGCGAAGCAGCGCTGGTGACCTTCCTGGTGACCGCATCCGGGCTGAGCCTGGCGGGGATCGGTTCGGCCTTCTGGGGCCTGGTGGCTGGCGTGGTGGTGATGCTGGCGCTGCGCCCGCCCAAGCGCGGCTGA
- a CDS encoding glycoside hydrolase family 5 protein: protein MALPLTGLAQHKRVLEYAGVNLAGAEFKSSQKPGRVFKDYTYPSDKDFAYFAAQGMNIVRLPFLWERLQPEPKGELDPTQLEMLTKTVDNAHRHGIALLLDVHNYGQYNGQKIGSDAVPDAVFADLWARLAREPALANKPDVLFGLMNEPHGISARAWARSAQAAIDAIREAGAKNLILVPGTAWSGAHSWNSATAGGGSSNADALLAIRDPAHNLAFEAHQYLDKDSSGTKDTCVNEQVGVQRLEGFTRWLRKHHKTGFLGEFGASTRPECMAALDGMLSYMEKNGDVWLGWSYWAAGAWWPPSYMFGVQPGRDGGDKPQMRILSRHARAVTSPH from the coding sequence ATGGCCCTGCCGCTGACGGGCCTGGCCCAGCACAAGCGCGTGCTGGAATACGCCGGCGTGAACCTGGCCGGGGCCGAGTTCAAGTCCAGCCAGAAGCCGGGCAGGGTGTTCAAGGACTACACCTATCCGTCGGATAAGGACTTCGCCTACTTCGCCGCGCAGGGCATGAACATCGTGCGCCTGCCGTTCCTGTGGGAGCGCCTGCAGCCCGAGCCCAAGGGCGAGCTGGACCCGACCCAGTTGGAGATGCTCACCAAGACCGTGGACAACGCCCACCGGCATGGCATCGCCCTGCTGCTGGATGTCCACAACTATGGCCAATACAACGGACAGAAGATCGGCAGCGACGCGGTACCCGACGCGGTGTTCGCCGACCTGTGGGCGCGGTTGGCCCGCGAGCCGGCCTTGGCCAACAAGCCGGACGTGCTGTTCGGGCTGATGAACGAACCGCACGGCATCAGCGCGCGCGCCTGGGCCCGCTCGGCCCAGGCGGCCATCGATGCCATCCGCGAGGCGGGCGCAAAGAACCTGATCCTGGTCCCTGGCACGGCCTGGAGCGGCGCGCATAGCTGGAATAGCGCGACCGCCGGGGGCGGCAGTTCCAACGCCGACGCCCTGCTCGCCATCCGCGACCCGGCTCACAACCTTGCGTTCGAGGCGCACCAGTACCTGGACAAGGATTCCTCCGGTACCAAGGACACGTGCGTCAATGAACAGGTCGGCGTGCAGCGCCTGGAGGGCTTCACGCGCTGGCTGCGCAAGCACCACAAAACCGGTTTCCTGGGTGAGTTTGGCGCCAGCACGCGGCCCGAGTGCATGGCCGCGCTGGATGGGATGCTGAGCTACATGGAAAAGAACGGTGACGTCTGGCTGGGCTGGAGCTATTGGGCGGCTGGGGCTTGGTGGCCGCCGAGCTACATGTTCGGCGTGCAACCGGGTCGGGATGGCGGCGACAAGCCGCAGATGCGCATCCTCTCTCGCCATGCCCGGGCGGTGACTTCACCCCACTGA